CACGGAATAGACCTGCCGTTGAATTCCTGCATAGCCTTCTCAAATCCATTCCTCAGATAGCAATCCAGGGCTTCGGAAACAAATGCCTTGACTGCGGGCAACTTCGCTTCCTCAGTTGATTCATATCTGCCAAGCACAAAATCAGGGTCTCGTTTTGCGCCGACATTACCGATGCCAAGTCTGAGGCGGAGAAATTCACGACCGCCGAGCGATTGAAGGATTGACTTGATGCCGTTATGTCCTCCGGAAGAGCCTGTCTTCCTAAACCGCAGCCTGCCGAAAGGCAGATCCAGATCGTCGGAAATCACCAACAGCTCAAAGGCGATTTTCAGACTGTCAAGGTGTTCACAGATCTCCAGAGCCGGCCTGCCGGAGAGATTCATGTAAACATCCGGGAAAAAAAGGTAAAAAGTATCTGAATCCAGAAAGATTCTGCATCCATGGCAGAACCTGAGCCTCAATTCATCTTTTTGATTAAATTTCAGGGAAAATTCTTCGAGCGACTCGCGGCCAAGATTGTGTCGGGTACAACGGTACTGATCACCGGGGTTACCGAGCCCCAGCACGATCCTGGCAATCGCGCCATTCGAAGCTTGGGGCACGGTGCGGCAAGGTTCAGAAACCCTCCGCCCCAGGAAATCCAGCAACCTGTTCCATAAATTCATAAACTTATCCCTGGAATGAAAACGGTTCGTCCAATTCGCTCTTCATCAAACTCATAAAAAAGGCGGATTACTCCGCCTTTACTATCAGATCCCGGATCTCAGTTAAGGTATCGTCTTCAGAATGTTATCAATCTGTT
This window of the Candidatus Wallbacteria bacterium genome carries:
- the pth gene encoding aminoacyl-tRNA hydrolase, encoding MNLWNRLLDFLGRRVSEPCRTVPQASNGAIARIVLGLGNPGDQYRCTRHNLGRESLEEFSLKFNQKDELRLRFCHGCRIFLDSDTFYLFFPDVYMNLSGRPALEICEHLDSLKIAFELLVISDDLDLPFGRLRFRKTGSSGGHNGIKSILQSLGGREFLRLRLGIGNVGAKRDPDFVLGRYESTEEAKLPAVKAFVSEALDCYLRNGFEKAMQEFNGRSIP